A single Cucumis melo cultivar AY chromosome 4, USDA_Cmelo_AY_1.0, whole genome shotgun sequence DNA region contains:
- the LOC103503742 gene encoding uncharacterized protein LOC103503742 isoform X1, with translation MSQLQRSLSLASSSSNAISSSVFSTALSAFSSSRLRHFSTKLQGSTLQNYTSKCIPVLPFPTACSSARCSQLIFRKGGVTFAVKTERAKAGQYRACDGPSVFTLYSRLPLRFPHSAASPNASNQQLLNCTFTHKLPNYRAFGRKFFSNTTEASIGTKNKNVKYLRNGTSTIEGLNKKSKGAKPVATSRKKTRISASAPSGSTHVDGTNSSDQLVGATKEANLVSSNSSSSIRRASKGLNEKKSWSKKKKKAISSTNDADVEAVCKDSQSKSFGSSNTDQDVVQDPKKEAISSTIRKASKGLNEKKSWSKNKKEAISSTNDADVEAVCKDGQSKSFGSSNTDQDVVQDPKKNVTKGTSKDSGSTKQQSNKKKCNSSRNKEATKGANKLQQKPNVIVDTRGTSQGKTTFKQLYPPMGKSVLVVESVTKAKVIQDYLGDMFVVLPSHGHVRDLAARSGSVRPEDDFIMVWEVPSAAWTHLKSIELSLNGAENLILASDPDQEGEAIAWHIIEMLQHQHALHEGISIARVVFHEITEASIKRALQSPRVIDENLVQAYLARRALDYLIGFNISPLLWKKLPGCRSPGRVQSAALALICDRETEIDKFHAQEYWTIDVKLNPKDPCSSVEDFAVPAHLTHFDSKKLSQFPISSNMEAKNIETALKSVNFQLLSSRKNIVQTNPPMPYITSTLQQDAANKFNFPATYTMKLARKLYEGIQLADGKAAGLITYPRTDGLHISDEAVKDIHSLIMQRFGQDFVSKSGHKYFKKVKNAQEADEAIRPTDVQRLPSMLVGTLDEDSHKLYSLIWLRTMACQMEPSITEEIQIDCGLADESIIARSTCSRVQFRGFRDVFEDPEVHAVKHKDHEESGRDDLFRILNPLKPGDQLSLLAVELEEHFTQPPPRYTEGTLVKRMEELGIGRPSTYATALKVLEDRNYVAVKSHLLHPEFRGRIVSAFLCHHFSGITDYSSTADLENKLDNVSAGLTEWKRLLRDCWNQISSSCKRANNVNIYQVEKMLEKKYGDFLFSFLPNNSRACPSCPDGTLSFKVSGCGIGYYIGCDRQPTCKYVAKTFFGEDEDKDPFQYDGIVIDGPKVIGVHPVFNEKILLKNGPFGFYVQLGEDRKGYVPKRASLSEIKDKNSITLDVAIDRLRYPITLGKHPKDGQPVIVKIARVGFTVRHGRTIASVPKSVKPGSLTLAKALKLLSSSKVRRIGRPKGPNKVDDEFY, from the exons ATGAGCCAGCTTCAGAGGAGCCTCTCATTGGCTTCTTCTTCCAGTAACGCCATTTCTTCCTCTGTATTTTCAACAGCTCTCTCTGCTTTTTCCTCCTCCCGACTCCGTCATTTCTCGACCAAG TTGCAGGGCAGCACTCTTCAAAATTATACTAGCAAATGCATACCGGTTTTACCATTTCCCACTGCTTGTAGTTCAGCCAGATGTTCTCAGCTTATTTTTAGAAAAGGTGGAGTAACATTTGCTGTCAAGACTGAACGTGCAAAGGCTGGGCAGTATCGTGCATGCGATGGGCCAAGTGTTTTCACTCTATATTCTCGCTTACCGTTGAGATTTCCTCATTCTGCTGCATCACCAAATGCTTCTAACCAACAGTTATTAAATTGCACTTTTACACATAAACTTCCTAATTATAGAGCGTTTGGACGGAAGTTCTTTTCTAACACTACAGAAGCATCGAttggaactaaaaataagaaTGTTAAATATTTAAGGAATGGAACAAGTACAATTGAAGGATTGAATAAAAAATCAAAGGGTGCAAAGCCTGTTGCTACATCCAGGAAAAAAACAAGAATTAGTGCTTCAGCGCCATCTGGCTCCACCCATGTTGATGGAACAAATTCAAGCGATCAGTTGGTTGGAGCTACAAAGGAGGCAAATCTAGTTTCATCTAATTCTTCTTCATCCATTAGGAGAGCATCCAAGGGTTTGAATGAAAAGAAGTCTTGGagcaagaaaaagaagaaagctaTTTCTTCAACCAATGATGCAGATGTTGAAGCCGTATGCAAGGATAGTCAGTCAAAGAGCTTTGGTAGTAGCAATACTGACCAGGATGTTGTACAAGATCCCAAGAAGGAAGCCATTTCTTCAACCATTAGGAAAGCATCCAAGGGTTTGAATGAAAAGAAGTCTTGGAGCAAGAACAAGAAGGAAGCTATTTCTTCAACCAATGATGCAGATGTTGAAGCCGTATGCAAGGATGGTCAGTCAAAGAGCTTTGGTAGTAGCAATACTGACCAGGATGTTGTACAAGATCCAAAG AAAAATGTAACCAAGGGTACTTCGAAAGATTCTGGTTCAACCAAACAACAATCCAATAAGAAAAAATGCAACTCCAGCAGAAATAAAGAAGCTACAAAAGGTGCTAATAAGTTGCAACAGAAGCCAAACGTCATAGTGGATACAAGGGGGACATCTCAGGGAAAGACCACTTTCAAGCAGCTATATCCCCCAATGGGAAAATCTGTTCTGGTGGTGGAATCTGTTACAAAGGCAAAAGTTATTCAGGATTATCTTGGTGATATGTTTGTGGTGCTACCTAGCCATGGCCATGTTAGAGACTTGGCTGCAAGGTCTGGATCTGTAAGACCTGAGGATGACTTCATTATGGTGTGGGAGGTTCCTTCTGCTGCCTGGACTCATCTTAAAAGCATCGAACTTTCCTTAAATGG AGCAGAGAACCTTATTCTTGCATCTGATCCAGATCAAGAAGGTGAAGCTATTGCTTGGCATATAATTGAGATGTTGCAGCACCAGCATGCTCTACATGAAGGTATTAGCATAGCAAGGGTTGTTTTTCATGAAATAACTGAGGCTTCTATAAAGAGAGCCCTGCAATCTCCAAGAGTAATTGATGAAAACTTGGTACAGGCTTACCTTGCACGGCGTGCTTTAGATTATTTGATTGGATTTAATATTTCACCATTATTATGGAAGAAATTACCAGGTTGTCGATCACCTGGGCGTGTTCAATCAGCTGCACTTGCCCTAATATGTGACAGAGAAACAGAAATTGATAAATTTCATGCACAAGAATATTGGACTATTGACGTTAAGCTGAACCCAAAAGATCCTTGTTCTTCCGTGGAAGATTTTGCAGTCCCTGCACATTTGACCCATTTTGATTCTAAGAAGTTAAGTCAGTTTCCAATCAGCTCCAACATGGAGGCAAAGAACATAGAAACTGCGCTGAAATCAGTAAATTTTCAACTGCTTAGCTCTAGAAAGAATATTGTGCAGACAAACCCTCCAATGCCATATATAACATCTACACTTCAGCAAGATGCAGCAAACAAATTTAATTTCCCTGCAACTTACACAATGAAG CTTGCCCGGAAACTTTATGAGGGAATTCAATTGGCTGATGGAAAGGCAGCTGGTTTAATAACTTATCCAAGAACGGATGGGCTACAT ATCTCTGATGAAGCTGTTAAGGACATTCACTCCCTGATTATGCAAAG ATTTGGGCAGGATTTTGTTTCCAAAAGTGGACACAAATATTTTAAGAAGGTGAAGAATGCTCAAGAGGCTGATGAAGCAATCAGACCCACTGATGTGCAACGGTTACCCT CAATGCTAGTGGGAACACTTGATGAGGATTCTCACAAACTATACTCTCTTATTTGGCTCAGAACGATGGCATGTCAAATGGAACCTTCTATCACTGAAGAG ATTCAAATTGACTGTGGACTTGCGGATGAATCCATCATTGCCAGATCTACATGCTCAAGAGTTCAATTTCGTGGGTTTCGAGATGTTTTTGAG GATCCAGAAGTTCATGCAGTCAAACATAAAGACCATGAAGAAAGCGGACGGGATGATCTGTTCAGAATTCTGAATCCATTGAAG CCAGGGGATCAATTGTCTCTACTTGCTGTTGAACTAGAGGAACATTTTACCCAGCCCCCACCCCGCTATACTGAGGGGACATTG GTCAAAAGGATGGAGGAGCTAGGGATTGGAAGACCTTCCACATATGCAACCGCACTAAAAGTTTTAGAG GACAGGAACTATGTGGCAGTGAAAAGTCATCTTCTACATCCGGAGTTTCGTGGGCGCATA GTATCGGCATTTCTTTGTCATCATTTCTCTGGCATCACCGATTATAGTTCTACTGCAGACTTGGAAAATAAG CTTGATAATGTCTCAGCTGGTTTAACTGAATGGAAACGCCTCCTAAGAGATTGTTGGAACCAGATCAGCTCATCTTGTAAACGTGCTAATAATGTTAATATTTATCAG GTGGAAAAGATGTTGGAGAAGAAATATGGGGacttcttattttcttttcttcctaaTAATTCCAGAGCATGTCCAAG TTGTCCGGATGGCACTCTGAGCTTCAAAGTTAGTGGGTGTGGTATTGGCTATTACATAGGTTGTGATCGACAGCCAACATGCAA GTATGTTGCAAAAACATTTTTTGGTGAGGATGAAGATAAAGATCCTTTTCAATATGACGGCATTGTAATAGACGGGCCAAAGGTTATTGGTGTCCATCCAGTTTTTAATGAAAAG ATTCTTTTGAAGAATGGTCCATTTGGGTTTTATGTACAACTTGGTGAGGACAGGAAAGGGTACGTGCCCAAAAGAGCCTCTCTTTCTGAG ATAAAGGACAAGAATTCTATTACTCTCGATGTTGCTATTGATCGTTTACGCTACCCAATTACCTTG GGAAAACATCCAAAGGATGGCCAACCCGTGATAGTAAAGATCGCAAGAGTTGGATTCACGGTTAGACATGGACGCACGATAGCTTCCGTTCCTAAG AGCGTGAAGCCAGGTAGCCTCACTTTAGCGAAAGCGCTGAAGCTTCTGTCAAGTAGCAAAGTTAGAAGGATTGGGCGACCTAAAGGCCCGAACAAGGTTGATGATGAATTCTATTGA
- the LOC103503742 gene encoding uncharacterized protein LOC103503742 isoform X2, with the protein MGKSVLVVESVTKAKVIQDYLGDMFVVLPSHGHVRDLAARSGSVRPEDDFIMVWEVPSAAWTHLKSIELSLNGAENLILASDPDQEGEAIAWHIIEMLQHQHALHEGISIARVVFHEITEASIKRALQSPRVIDENLVQAYLARRALDYLIGFNISPLLWKKLPGCRSPGRVQSAALALICDRETEIDKFHAQEYWTIDVKLNPKDPCSSVEDFAVPAHLTHFDSKKLSQFPISSNMEAKNIETALKSVNFQLLSSRKNIVQTNPPMPYITSTLQQDAANKFNFPATYTMKLARKLYEGIQLADGKAAGLITYPRTDGLHISDEAVKDIHSLIMQRFGQDFVSKSGHKYFKKVKNAQEADEAIRPTDVQRLPSMLVGTLDEDSHKLYSLIWLRTMACQMEPSITEEIQIDCGLADESIIARSTCSRVQFRGFRDVFEDPEVHAVKHKDHEESGRDDLFRILNPLKPGDQLSLLAVELEEHFTQPPPRYTEGTLVKRMEELGIGRPSTYATALKVLEDRNYVAVKSHLLHPEFRGRIVSAFLCHHFSGITDYSSTADLENKLDNVSAGLTEWKRLLRDCWNQISSSCKRANNVNIYQVEKMLEKKYGDFLFSFLPNNSRACPSCPDGTLSFKVSGCGIGYYIGCDRQPTCKYVAKTFFGEDEDKDPFQYDGIVIDGPKVIGVHPVFNEKILLKNGPFGFYVQLGEDRKGYVPKRASLSEIKDKNSITLDVAIDRLRYPITLGKHPKDGQPVIVKIARVGFTVRHGRTIASVPKSVKPGSLTLAKALKLLSSSKVRRIGRPKGPNKVDDEFY; encoded by the exons ATGGGAAAATCTGTTCTGGTGGTGGAATCTGTTACAAAGGCAAAAGTTATTCAGGATTATCTTGGTGATATGTTTGTGGTGCTACCTAGCCATGGCCATGTTAGAGACTTGGCTGCAAGGTCTGGATCTGTAAGACCTGAGGATGACTTCATTATGGTGTGGGAGGTTCCTTCTGCTGCCTGGACTCATCTTAAAAGCATCGAACTTTCCTTAAATGG AGCAGAGAACCTTATTCTTGCATCTGATCCAGATCAAGAAGGTGAAGCTATTGCTTGGCATATAATTGAGATGTTGCAGCACCAGCATGCTCTACATGAAGGTATTAGCATAGCAAGGGTTGTTTTTCATGAAATAACTGAGGCTTCTATAAAGAGAGCCCTGCAATCTCCAAGAGTAATTGATGAAAACTTGGTACAGGCTTACCTTGCACGGCGTGCTTTAGATTATTTGATTGGATTTAATATTTCACCATTATTATGGAAGAAATTACCAGGTTGTCGATCACCTGGGCGTGTTCAATCAGCTGCACTTGCCCTAATATGTGACAGAGAAACAGAAATTGATAAATTTCATGCACAAGAATATTGGACTATTGACGTTAAGCTGAACCCAAAAGATCCTTGTTCTTCCGTGGAAGATTTTGCAGTCCCTGCACATTTGACCCATTTTGATTCTAAGAAGTTAAGTCAGTTTCCAATCAGCTCCAACATGGAGGCAAAGAACATAGAAACTGCGCTGAAATCAGTAAATTTTCAACTGCTTAGCTCTAGAAAGAATATTGTGCAGACAAACCCTCCAATGCCATATATAACATCTACACTTCAGCAAGATGCAGCAAACAAATTTAATTTCCCTGCAACTTACACAATGAAG CTTGCCCGGAAACTTTATGAGGGAATTCAATTGGCTGATGGAAAGGCAGCTGGTTTAATAACTTATCCAAGAACGGATGGGCTACAT ATCTCTGATGAAGCTGTTAAGGACATTCACTCCCTGATTATGCAAAG ATTTGGGCAGGATTTTGTTTCCAAAAGTGGACACAAATATTTTAAGAAGGTGAAGAATGCTCAAGAGGCTGATGAAGCAATCAGACCCACTGATGTGCAACGGTTACCCT CAATGCTAGTGGGAACACTTGATGAGGATTCTCACAAACTATACTCTCTTATTTGGCTCAGAACGATGGCATGTCAAATGGAACCTTCTATCACTGAAGAG ATTCAAATTGACTGTGGACTTGCGGATGAATCCATCATTGCCAGATCTACATGCTCAAGAGTTCAATTTCGTGGGTTTCGAGATGTTTTTGAG GATCCAGAAGTTCATGCAGTCAAACATAAAGACCATGAAGAAAGCGGACGGGATGATCTGTTCAGAATTCTGAATCCATTGAAG CCAGGGGATCAATTGTCTCTACTTGCTGTTGAACTAGAGGAACATTTTACCCAGCCCCCACCCCGCTATACTGAGGGGACATTG GTCAAAAGGATGGAGGAGCTAGGGATTGGAAGACCTTCCACATATGCAACCGCACTAAAAGTTTTAGAG GACAGGAACTATGTGGCAGTGAAAAGTCATCTTCTACATCCGGAGTTTCGTGGGCGCATA GTATCGGCATTTCTTTGTCATCATTTCTCTGGCATCACCGATTATAGTTCTACTGCAGACTTGGAAAATAAG CTTGATAATGTCTCAGCTGGTTTAACTGAATGGAAACGCCTCCTAAGAGATTGTTGGAACCAGATCAGCTCATCTTGTAAACGTGCTAATAATGTTAATATTTATCAG GTGGAAAAGATGTTGGAGAAGAAATATGGGGacttcttattttcttttcttcctaaTAATTCCAGAGCATGTCCAAG TTGTCCGGATGGCACTCTGAGCTTCAAAGTTAGTGGGTGTGGTATTGGCTATTACATAGGTTGTGATCGACAGCCAACATGCAA GTATGTTGCAAAAACATTTTTTGGTGAGGATGAAGATAAAGATCCTTTTCAATATGACGGCATTGTAATAGACGGGCCAAAGGTTATTGGTGTCCATCCAGTTTTTAATGAAAAG ATTCTTTTGAAGAATGGTCCATTTGGGTTTTATGTACAACTTGGTGAGGACAGGAAAGGGTACGTGCCCAAAAGAGCCTCTCTTTCTGAG ATAAAGGACAAGAATTCTATTACTCTCGATGTTGCTATTGATCGTTTACGCTACCCAATTACCTTG GGAAAACATCCAAAGGATGGCCAACCCGTGATAGTAAAGATCGCAAGAGTTGGATTCACGGTTAGACATGGACGCACGATAGCTTCCGTTCCTAAG AGCGTGAAGCCAGGTAGCCTCACTTTAGCGAAAGCGCTGAAGCTTCTGTCAAGTAGCAAAGTTAGAAGGATTGGGCGACCTAAAGGCCCGAACAAGGTTGATGATGAATTCTATTGA